From the Rhodothermales bacterium genome, one window contains:
- a CDS encoding DUF512 domain-containing protein — protein MPVTVTAVEPGSLADDLGWATGDQILAINGESVQDELDLRFKAAEERFVVKVRMAGGLREQSVSRDLDEPLGAAFEEFRIKTCGDDCVFCFVDQNPVGLRDTLYFRDGDFRMSFLYGNYITMTNLRDRDMQRIVEQRLSPLYISVHCTTDEIRRRMMGHRTQQDRLMEKMDFLRRRGIDMHAQVVLVPGFNDGDALVKTVEDLYAMNDRMLSLSIVPVGLTRHRRELTDLRTLTQDEALALVGRVEAWQARFRDEIGRGFVYLSDEMYLLAGLDFPDEDDYDGYPLMENGVGMSRDFLNELDYQREFFPASLPEPRRLTLVSGTLTAPLLEERIAPVLREVENLDVDVVTAENTLFGDSVTVSGLLNFKSFLAALRPLADAGRLGDLVVLPPDCVNFEGLFLDNRDGQNTPDDLSAALGGVPVEVFGGDWSEVIERLGDLVPC, from the coding sequence ATGCCCGTTACCGTGACCGCTGTCGAACCGGGCTCACTCGCCGATGACCTCGGCTGGGCCACCGGCGACCAGATCCTCGCCATCAACGGCGAGTCGGTTCAGGACGAGCTCGACCTCCGCTTCAAGGCGGCCGAGGAGCGCTTCGTCGTGAAGGTGCGGATGGCGGGCGGGCTCCGCGAGCAGTCGGTCTCGCGCGACCTCGACGAGCCGCTCGGCGCGGCGTTCGAGGAGTTCCGCATCAAGACCTGCGGCGACGACTGCGTGTTCTGCTTCGTCGACCAGAACCCCGTCGGGCTCCGCGACACGCTCTACTTCCGCGACGGCGACTTCCGCATGTCGTTCCTCTACGGGAACTACATCACGATGACGAACCTCCGTGACCGCGACATGCAGCGGATCGTGGAGCAGCGGCTGAGCCCGCTCTACATCTCGGTCCACTGCACGACGGACGAGATCCGCCGCCGCATGATGGGCCACCGCACGCAGCAGGACCGGCTGATGGAGAAGATGGATTTCCTCCGCCGCCGGGGCATCGACATGCACGCCCAGGTCGTCCTCGTCCCCGGCTTCAACGACGGCGACGCGCTCGTCAAAACCGTCGAGGATCTGTACGCTATGAACGACCGGATGCTGTCGCTCTCGATCGTGCCCGTCGGGCTGACGCGGCACCGGCGCGAGCTGACCGACCTTCGCACGCTCACGCAGGACGAGGCGCTAGCGCTCGTCGGACGGGTCGAGGCGTGGCAGGCGCGGTTCCGCGACGAGATCGGCCGCGGCTTCGTCTACCTCTCCGATGAGATGTACCTCCTCGCTGGGCTCGACTTCCCCGACGAGGACGACTACGACGGCTACCCGCTGATGGAGAACGGCGTCGGGATGAGCCGCGACTTCCTAAACGAGCTCGACTACCAGCGCGAATTCTTCCCGGCGTCGCTCCCCGAGCCGCGCCGGCTCACGCTCGTCTCCGGCACGCTGACGGCTCCGCTCCTCGAAGAGCGCATCGCGCCCGTCCTCCGCGAGGTTGAGAACCTGGACGTGGATGTCGTCACGGCGGAGAACACGCTCTTCGGGGACTCGGTGACGGTGAGCGGGCTGCTGAACTTCAAGAGCTTCCTCGCCGCGCTCCGGCCGCTCGCCGACGCGGGGCGGCTCGGCGACCTCGTCGTGCTTCCGCCGGACTGCGTTAATTTCGAGGGGCTCTTCCTCGACAACCGCGACGGCCAGAACACGCCTGACGATCTCTCGGCCGCCCTCGGCGGCGTGCCCGTCGAGGTGTTCGGCGGCGACTGGTCCGAGGTCATCGAACGGCTCGGCGACCTCGTCCCGTGCTGA
- a CDS encoding type II CAAX endopeptidase family protein → MSDPFVRRPDEAPEPAPVPPIVAAPLPYTPGEFVVLRDPLPGAEPMRLSGVLERQRFHPLLTAFLTFVGGFVIYQLVGTVVMLVAAIRSMGGEALDVESVLAAVQTDAFALFGGNAIGQVAGFLLFVLFMTWLHTPDVASYLRVRRIDGAQLGLAGVGLLTLLPLVSWLGELNARLPLPEAWQAWDEQQSALLEQVLGAELNVFYVLLVVALTPAICEEVMFRGYLQRQVERRLGVVWSIVLVGLVFGMFHLRPTQVLPLATLGMYLGFSVWVTGSLWAGVLIHLMNNGLAVIVSDYVSRSPDVDAVALESLAVPWYLAIVSAAVVAGVAFLMLRRRQALLADFPA, encoded by the coding sequence ATGTCTGACCCCTTCGTGCGCCGTCCCGACGAGGCCCCCGAGCCGGCGCCGGTTCCGCCTATCGTCGCCGCGCCGCTGCCCTACACGCCGGGCGAGTTCGTCGTCCTCCGAGACCCGTTGCCGGGAGCAGAGCCGATGCGGCTGAGCGGCGTGCTGGAGCGCCAGCGGTTCCACCCGTTGCTTACGGCGTTCCTGACGTTTGTCGGCGGCTTCGTGATTTACCAACTCGTCGGGACGGTCGTGATGCTCGTCGCGGCGATCCGGTCGATGGGAGGGGAGGCGCTGGATGTGGAGAGCGTGCTGGCGGCCGTGCAGACCGATGCGTTCGCGCTTTTTGGTGGCAACGCGATCGGGCAGGTCGCCGGGTTCCTCCTCTTCGTGCTCTTCATGACGTGGCTCCACACCCCGGACGTGGCTTCGTACCTCCGCGTGCGCCGGATCGATGGGGCGCAGCTCGGGCTAGCGGGCGTCGGCCTGCTGACGTTGCTGCCGCTCGTGTCGTGGCTCGGCGAGCTGAACGCACGGCTGCCCCTCCCCGAAGCGTGGCAGGCGTGGGATGAGCAGCAGTCCGCTCTGCTCGAACAGGTACTCGGCGCCGAGCTCAACGTGTTCTACGTCCTCCTCGTCGTCGCGCTGACGCCGGCGATCTGCGAAGAGGTGATGTTCCGGGGCTATCTGCAGCGGCAGGTCGAGCGGCGGCTCGGCGTCGTGTGGAGCATCGTGCTCGTCGGCCTCGTCTTCGGCATGTTCCACCTCCGCCCGACGCAGGTGCTGCCGCTCGCCACGCTCGGGATGTACCTCGGCTTCTCGGTGTGGGTGACGGGGAGCCTTTGGGCGGGTGTGCTGATCCACCTCATGAACAATGGCCTCGCCGTGATCGTGAGCGACTACGTCAGCCGGAGCCCGGACGTGGACGCGGTGGCGCTCGAATCTCTCGCGGTGCCGTGGTATCTTGCCATCGTGAGCGCGGCCGTCGTCGCCGGCGTCGCCTTCCTCATGCTGCGGCGTCGACAGGCCCTCCTCGCCGACTTCCCCGCGTGA
- a CDS encoding DUF2007 domain-containing protein, with amino-acid sequence MADDPRTYQDWVAVFNTSTDYEADLLRDRLDAAGIAAVVLTQRDHAFNLNVGDLAPVRVMVRPEDVGAAQEVINEKPFTDEELTEAAMNADPDSEDAHTADEEGMLDSGPDAIRFSAPDDDDPVKR; translated from the coding sequence ATGGCTGACGATCCCCGCACGTACCAAGACTGGGTGGCCGTGTTCAACACCTCGACCGACTACGAGGCCGACCTCCTCCGCGACCGGCTCGACGCCGCCGGCATCGCCGCCGTCGTGCTCACGCAGCGCGACCACGCCTTCAACCTCAACGTCGGCGACCTCGCGCCCGTCCGCGTGATGGTGCGGCCCGAGGACGTCGGCGCGGCGCAGGAGGTCATCAACGAGAAGCCGTTCACGGACGAGGAACTCACCGAGGCCGCGATGAACGCGGACCCCGACAGCGAGGACGCCCACACCGCCGACGAGGAGGGCATGCTCGACTCCGGCCCCGATGCCATCCGCTTCTCCGCCCCCGACGACGACGACCCGGTGAAGCGGTAA
- a CDS encoding phosphatidate cytidylyltransferase, translated as MSNLTQRVLTALIGAPLVVGVVYLGGWFFGGLMLLVGLLAQREFYGLAEAAGIRPLKSVGLVVGGLLIVRSLVPLAVPLAVLGLIVVLVAELYRRLDGPIPNVTATVFGAIYPALLVGYFVDLRVLGATGGLGDMGAFWLTVVVVVAIWASDTFAYFTGRAFGSHPLFPRISPKKTIEGSVGGVVGAIVVVVAFKLFLVPFLTWGDAAFVGLVCGAFGQLGDLVESLLKRSVGVKDSGHYLPGHGGMLDRIDAMLVAIPVVVLYFDYVRGVW; from the coding sequence ATGAGCAACCTCACACAGCGCGTCCTGACGGCCCTCATCGGGGCTCCGCTGGTCGTGGGGGTGGTCTACCTCGGGGGGTGGTTCTTCGGCGGGCTGATGCTGCTCGTCGGGCTGTTGGCGCAGCGCGAGTTCTACGGGCTGGCCGAGGCGGCGGGCATCCGCCCGCTGAAGAGCGTCGGCCTCGTCGTGGGGGGGCTGCTGATCGTGCGGTCGCTCGTCCCGCTCGCCGTCCCGCTCGCCGTCCTCGGACTGATCGTCGTCCTCGTGGCCGAGCTCTACCGCCGGCTCGACGGGCCGATCCCGAACGTCACGGCGACGGTCTTCGGCGCGATCTACCCCGCGCTCCTCGTCGGCTACTTCGTCGACCTCCGCGTGCTCGGGGCGACGGGCGGGCTCGGCGACATGGGCGCGTTCTGGCTCACCGTCGTCGTCGTCGTGGCAATCTGGGCGTCGGACACGTTCGCGTACTTCACCGGCCGCGCGTTCGGCTCGCACCCGCTCTTCCCGCGCATCTCGCCGAAGAAGACGATCGAGGGCTCGGTCGGCGGTGTCGTCGGGGCGATCGTGGTCGTCGTCGCGTTCAAGCTCTTCCTCGTCCCGTTCCTGACGTGGGGCGACGCCGCGTTCGTTGGCCTCGTCTGCGGGGCGTTCGGGCAGCTCGGCGACCTCGTCGAGAGCCTGCTCAAGCGGTCAGTCGGGGTGAAGGACTCGGGCCACTACCTCCCCGGCCACGGCGGAATGCTGGATCGGATCGACGCGATGCTCGTCGCGATCCCCGTCGTGGTGTTGTATTTCGATTACGTCCGTGGCGTGTGGTGA
- the mutL gene encoding DNA mismatch repair endonuclease MutL: MPRPDPMASLPDTPDEAGTSSAVPDESAPDGLIRVLPETLANKIAAGEVVQRPASALKELMENALDAGAGQVTVVLRQAGSELVQVVDDGCGMGPADAATCFGRHATSKITSTDDLERIRTLGFRGEALASISAVAHVELKSKRRGDAAGTCVRYEGGTCVAQTPCAAPDGTSVAVRNLFYNVPARRNFLKSPATEFKHLVETFQFLALSNPEVGFTLVHDDAEVYRLPPSEGGFDAALRRRIGDLMGTPDEALVSVAEATSYLSVRGFVGGPEQARKGRSDQYLFVNGRYIKNRSLDHAVAAAFDDLLPKGTFPLFALFLTLDPRHVDVNVHPTKTEVKFDDERGIYGFLRAVVKKALGDADVIPSLGDGFPSSRAEQSVVTASPADFRPVQFETTTHVEAGGSRSASPMPSDPTAIRSFERQRPLGDDFELEVESAKSIPSGPRPMEPEGIEDDFTPGDRPPVWQLHNRYVVTPIRSGLMLLDQRAAHERILYEQALAALNGGLASSQQLLFPVTLEFPPADFELLQELLPNLALLGFEITPFSGRTVKVEGVPADVQVGRERLILEEVLEQYKAYRDGLQLQDRDNLAKSLARRSAIKPGKALSDDEARSLIDQLFTCEMPYACPHGRPTMIKISMEELERRFNRG; the protein is encoded by the coding sequence GTGCCCCGACCCGACCCGATGGCCTCCCTGCCCGACACGCCGGACGAAGCGGGAACGTCTTCGGCCGTGCCCGACGAGTCCGCGCCGGACGGGCTGATCCGCGTGCTGCCGGAGACGCTCGCGAACAAGATCGCGGCGGGGGAGGTGGTGCAGCGGCCGGCGTCGGCGCTGAAGGAGCTGATGGAGAATGCGCTCGACGCGGGGGCGGGGCAGGTGACGGTCGTCCTCCGGCAGGCGGGGAGCGAACTCGTGCAAGTGGTGGACGACGGCTGCGGCATGGGCCCGGCCGATGCCGCGACGTGCTTCGGCCGCCACGCGACGAGCAAGATCACCTCCACCGACGACCTCGAGCGGATCCGCACGCTCGGCTTCCGGGGCGAGGCGCTCGCCTCGATCTCCGCCGTGGCCCACGTCGAGCTGAAGTCGAAGCGGCGGGGCGATGCGGCAGGGACGTGCGTGCGCTACGAAGGGGGGACGTGCGTGGCGCAGACGCCGTGCGCCGCGCCGGACGGGACCTCGGTCGCCGTGCGGAACCTCTTTTACAACGTACCCGCCCGGCGCAATTTCCTGAAGTCGCCCGCGACGGAGTTCAAGCACCTCGTCGAGACGTTCCAATTTCTGGCGCTCTCGAACCCCGAAGTCGGCTTCACGCTCGTCCACGACGACGCCGAGGTCTACCGCCTCCCGCCCTCCGAAGGCGGGTTCGACGCCGCGCTCCGCCGCCGCATCGGCGATCTGATGGGGACGCCCGACGAAGCCCTCGTCTCCGTCGCCGAGGCGACGAGCTACCTCTCCGTCCGCGGCTTCGTCGGCGGGCCGGAGCAGGCGCGGAAAGGCCGCAGCGATCAGTACCTCTTCGTCAACGGGCGCTACATCAAGAACCGCTCGCTCGACCACGCCGTCGCCGCCGCTTTCGACGACCTGCTGCCGAAGGGGACGTTCCCGCTCTTCGCCCTCTTCCTCACGCTCGACCCGCGCCACGTCGACGTCAACGTCCACCCGACGAAGACGGAGGTCAAATTCGACGACGAGCGCGGGATCTACGGCTTCCTCCGCGCCGTCGTCAAAAAGGCCCTCGGCGACGCCGACGTGATCCCGAGCCTCGGCGACGGCTTTCCGAGCAGCCGCGCCGAGCAGTCCGTCGTCACCGCATCGCCGGCCGACTTCCGTCCGGTGCAGTTCGAGACCACGACGCACGTCGAAGCCGGCGGGAGCCGGTCCGCGTCGCCGATGCCGTCCGACCCGACCGCGATCCGGTCGTTCGAGCGACAGCGGCCGCTCGGCGATGACTTTGAGTTGGAAGTGGAGTCCGCGAAGTCCATCCCCTCCGGCCCGCGCCCGATGGAGCCCGAGGGCATCGAAGACGACTTCACGCCCGGCGACCGGCCCCCCGTGTGGCAGCTCCACAACCGCTACGTCGTCACGCCGATCCGCTCGGGGCTCATGCTGCTCGACCAGCGCGCCGCGCACGAGCGCATCCTCTACGAGCAGGCGCTCGCCGCGCTCAACGGCGGCCTCGCGTCGTCGCAGCAGCTCCTCTTTCCTGTCACGCTGGAATTCCCGCCAGCCGACTTCGAACTGCTGCAGGAACTGCTGCCGAACCTCGCCCTCCTCGGGTTCGAGATCACGCCGTTCTCGGGGCGGACCGTCAAGGTCGAGGGAGTCCCCGCCGATGTGCAGGTCGGCCGCGAGCGGCTGATCTTGGAGGAGGTGCTGGAGCAGTACAAAGCGTACCGCGACGGCCTCCAACTGCAGGACCGCGACAACCTCGCGAAGAGCCTCGCGCGTCGGAGCGCCATCAAGCCCGGCAAGGCGCTCAGCGACGACGAAGCCCGCTCACTCATCGACCAGCTCTTCACCTGCGAGATGCCGTACGCCTGCCCGCACGGCCGCCCGACGATGATCAAAATTTCGATGGAAGAGCTCGAGCGCCGCTTCAATCGGGGGTGA
- the tilS gene encoding tRNA lysidine(34) synthetase TilS, with amino-acid sequence MPFLQRFIDFVAERALLAPGERVVVGVSGGLDSTVLLHLVRAAGFDPVAAHVNYGLRGAASDADEAFVREQAEAWGIPVHVHRVELGDGSVQAEAREARYRFFDELAREVGARAVATAHHRDDQAETLLLNLLRGAGPTGLAGMPHLRSLAPGSPADLVRPLLWATRAEIDVYAREHGLRWRDDATNATSDYRRNALRHEVLPLIETHFPGAAARIAHTADVLRDYLDSGAALAPDVLFDAAAEESEEGRGLRIDVLAAQPEVVRRGLLLEALRRWAPDAPRTTASVAELDALVDAQPGRRVAWAGVTVWRERDRIIFAPPHEPATFAVEVEPGETPTPTGTLRVELLDGVPAAFAASPLVEVVDADRLRFPLMLRPWRHGDVVRPLGLDGHKNVSDVLTEARVPPHRRAREPVLVSDGEIVWVVGHRLGSAFAVGPATRRAVRLTWLPSDSLAPDA; translated from the coding sequence ATGCCCTTCCTCCAGCGATTCATCGATTTTGTTGCCGAGCGCGCCTTGCTCGCGCCGGGAGAACGCGTGGTCGTCGGCGTCAGCGGGGGGCTCGACTCGACGGTGCTGCTGCACCTCGTGCGAGCGGCCGGCTTCGATCCTGTCGCGGCGCACGTCAACTACGGCTTGCGTGGCGCAGCATCGGACGCTGACGAGGCGTTCGTGCGCGAGCAGGCCGAGGCGTGGGGCATTCCGGTCCACGTCCACCGCGTCGAACTCGGAGACGGCTCGGTGCAGGCGGAGGCGCGGGAGGCGCGGTATCGGTTCTTCGACGAGCTGGCGCGTGAGGTCGGAGCCCGAGCCGTCGCCACAGCGCACCACCGCGACGATCAGGCGGAGACGCTGCTGCTGAACCTGCTGCGCGGGGCCGGTCCGACCGGTCTCGCCGGAATGCCCCACCTCCGATCGCTTGCCCCCGGCTCGCCCGCCGACCTCGTTCGTCCGCTGCTGTGGGCGACGCGGGCCGAGATCGACGTCTACGCCCGCGAGCACGGGCTCCGCTGGCGCGACGACGCGACGAACGCGACGAGCGACTACCGCCGCAACGCACTCCGGCACGAGGTGCTGCCCCTCATCGAAACCCATTTCCCCGGCGCTGCCGCGCGAATCGCGCACACGGCCGATGTGCTCCGCGACTACCTCGACAGCGGGGCCGCGCTCGCCCCCGACGTCCTCTTCGATGCGGCAGCGGAGGAGAGCGAAGAGGGGCGAGGGCTCCGCATCGATGTACTCGCGGCGCAGCCCGAGGTCGTGAGGCGGGGGCTCCTGCTCGAAGCGCTCCGGCGGTGGGCGCCGGACGCTCCTCGCACAACGGCTTCGGTGGCGGAGCTCGACGCGCTCGTTGACGCGCAGCCGGGGCGCCGCGTCGCGTGGGCAGGCGTGACGGTGTGGCGCGAGCGGGATCGGATCATATTTGCCCCGCCGCACGAACCTGCCACGTTCGCCGTCGAGGTGGAGCCTGGAGAGACACCGACGCCAACCGGCACGCTGCGAGTGGAGTTGCTAGACGGTGTGCCAGCAGCCTTCGCCGCGTCGCCGCTCGTCGAGGTCGTGGACGCGGATCGCCTGCGGTTTCCGCTCATGCTGCGGCCGTGGCGGCACGGCGACGTCGTGCGCCCGCTTGGGCTCGACGGGCACAAAAACGTTAGCGACGTGCTTACGGAAGCGCGCGTGCCGCCGCATCGCCGTGCGCGGGAGCCCGTGCTCGTTTCGGACGGGGAAATCGTGTGGGTCGTCGGCCACCGGCTTGGGTCGGCGTTCGCGGTCGGGCCCGCTACGCGCCGCGCCGTCCGGCTGACGTGGTTGCCGTCGGATTCACTGGCACCCGACGCGTAG
- the hpt gene encoding hypoxanthine phosphoribosyltransferase, which produces MSDSAAPAIAETVTCRGETFRIYLDAETIARRVAEIGRAISEEYEGQRPILIGVLNGAYMFLADLMRAVTIDCEVDFLKLSSYGAEKVSSGTVTELKKIDAQIEGRHVIVVEDIVDTGLSMQFITDLMKEAKPASVKTATLLHKKAATNPDLNLRLDYVGFEIDNLFVIGYGLDYGQLARNLPAIYILEDQAA; this is translated from the coding sequence ATGTCCGACTCCGCCGCCCCCGCCATCGCTGAGACCGTCACGTGTCGCGGCGAGACGTTCCGGATCTACCTCGACGCCGAGACGATCGCCCGCCGCGTCGCCGAGATCGGCCGCGCCATCAGCGAGGAATACGAGGGCCAGCGGCCCATCCTCATCGGCGTGCTCAACGGGGCGTACATGTTCCTCGCCGACCTCATGCGCGCGGTCACGATCGACTGCGAGGTGGACTTCCTCAAGCTCTCGTCGTACGGCGCGGAGAAGGTGTCGAGCGGGACGGTGACGGAGCTGAAGAAGATCGACGCGCAGATCGAGGGCCGCCACGTCATCGTCGTCGAGGACATCGTCGATACCGGGCTCTCGATGCAGTTCATCACCGATCTGATGAAGGAGGCGAAGCCCGCTTCGGTCAAGACGGCGACGCTGCTCCACAAAAAAGCCGCGACGAACCCCGACCTCAATCTGCGACTCGACTACGTCGGCTTCGAGATCGACAACCTGTTCGTGATCGGCTACGGGCTCGACTACGGCCAACTCGCCCGCAACCTCCCCGCCATCTACATTCTCGAAGATCAGGCGGCGTGA
- a CDS encoding HD domain-containing protein, whose translation MASRFKIFSDPVHGFISVPKRLLLPLIETPEFQRLRRIRQLGLGHLVFPGAEHTRFQHALGATALMQQALLSLAEKGTPISEAEHEAALVAVLLHDVGHGPFSHTLETDLIGPDANGPFRHERMSRVLIQRLNERFDGALDLALTIFDSAYDRPFFHSLLSSQLDMDRLDYLRRDSFYTGVAEGVIGVDRIIKTMRVHPLEGGAGADIVIEAKGAYAVESYILSRRLMYWQVYLHKTVIAADHLLRSAFSRARRCCADSDPAVLASSPALLFFLRRRVTASEIDEPAVLDAFCRLDDTDLLYSLSRWTDAADPILADLARRFVDRDLFRTTYLPAEPTPEDLALWRERVAEWLVTSGLSTPSDAVADAGAYLTVGRSSLDAYQRADDSISILERDGRVRELSRATDVAAVGALTGAVVRHYVCAPKQVTLDLAEAFPTEP comes from the coding sequence GTGGCGAGCCGCTTTAAAATCTTCTCCGACCCCGTCCACGGGTTCATCTCCGTCCCCAAGCGGCTGCTGCTCCCGCTCATCGAGACGCCCGAGTTCCAGCGGCTCCGCCGCATCCGGCAGCTCGGCCTCGGCCACCTCGTCTTCCCCGGTGCCGAGCACACACGGTTCCAACACGCCCTCGGGGCGACGGCGCTGATGCAGCAGGCGCTCCTCAGCCTCGCCGAGAAGGGCACGCCGATCTCCGAGGCCGAGCACGAAGCGGCGCTCGTCGCCGTCCTCCTCCACGACGTCGGCCACGGCCCCTTCTCGCATACGCTCGAAACCGACCTCATCGGGCCCGACGCCAACGGACCGTTCCGGCACGAGCGGATGAGCCGCGTGCTGATCCAACGGCTCAACGAGCGCTTCGACGGCGCGCTCGACCTCGCCCTCACCATCTTCGACAGCGCGTACGACCGGCCGTTTTTCCACAGCCTCCTCTCGTCGCAGCTCGACATGGACCGGCTCGACTACCTCCGCCGCGACTCGTTCTACACCGGCGTCGCCGAGGGCGTGATCGGCGTGGATCGGATCATCAAAACGATGCGCGTCCACCCGCTCGAAGGCGGGGCTGGCGCCGACATCGTGATCGAGGCGAAGGGCGCGTACGCCGTCGAGAGCTACATCCTCTCGCGCCGGCTGATGTACTGGCAGGTCTACCTCCACAAGACCGTCATCGCGGCCGACCACCTCCTCCGCTCCGCGTTCTCCCGCGCGCGGCGGTGCTGCGCCGACAGCGACCCGGCCGTGCTCGCCTCCTCCCCCGCCCTGCTGTTCTTCCTCCGCCGCCGCGTCACCGCGTCCGAGATCGACGAACCCGCCGTGCTCGACGCCTTCTGCCGGCTCGACGACACCGACCTCCTCTACAGCCTGAGCCGCTGGACCGACGCCGCCGACCCGATCCTCGCCGACCTCGCCCGCCGCTTCGTCGACCGCGACCTCTTCCGCACGACGTACCTCCCCGCCGAGCCGACGCCCGAGGACCTCGCCCTGTGGCGCGAGCGCGTCGCCGAGTGGCTCGTCACCTCCGGCCTCTCCACCCCGTCCGATGCCGTGGCCGACGCCGGTGCGTACCTCACCGTCGGCCGCTCCTCGCTCGACGCGTACCAGCGCGCCGATGATTCCATCTCGATCTTGGAGCGTGACGGGCGCGTCCGCGAGCTATCGCGCGCGACCGATGTGGCCGCCGTCGGAGCCCTCACCGGGGCCGTCGTGCGGCACTACGTCTGCGCCCCGAAACAGGTCACCCTCGACCTCGCCGAAGCGTTTCCCACCGAACCGTAG
- a CDS encoding polysaccharide deacetylase family protein, translating to MPDFAPIPCCIEAPPAFVPKARWALDALLAPLGLAPVWTERDALDAGLYYGPTPDGLPADVLALRLHPATTDYFDSGEVYDPNGASKLAWDGERWPVLFPYEQPAPADLIASAFFWLSGWQEVTTRERDEHGRFPYRASLQATLGCAAQPVVDVYREVLADKLAALGVPVRRQLWEGKAWAVALSHDVDLLRKRRLGTVARSFVRRDGQRGAALRQAALAPDPRRESLRRMAEAEQERGVGATYFFKTAARGPWDVPYAHDSPTLRRLVAGLEADGFEIGLHPSYFGHDHPGHLAEERDRLARLLGAPPVSVRQHFLRFDEATPRLQHAAGFRIDSTLGFSRHEGFRRGTCFPFRLFDMRMNAPLDLWEVPLVAMDTTLFMHRGLDGSEAERVLGDLFAACRRVGGCCTVLWHNTTYDELDYPGHAAVFERTLDRAIAEGAAVLSVRDAVAAVEPARAGRG from the coding sequence ATGCCCGACTTCGCGCCCATACCCTGCTGCATCGAAGCGCCCCCGGCGTTCGTGCCGAAGGCGCGCTGGGCACTCGACGCGCTGCTTGCGCCGCTCGGTCTTGCGCCGGTGTGGACGGAGCGCGATGCGCTCGACGCCGGGCTCTACTACGGTCCGACGCCGGACGGCCTGCCCGCCGACGTGCTCGCCCTCCGCCTGCATCCCGCGACGACGGACTACTTCGACAGCGGTGAAGTCTACGACCCCAACGGCGCGAGCAAGCTGGCATGGGACGGCGAGCGCTGGCCCGTCCTGTTTCCGTACGAGCAGCCCGCGCCGGCCGACCTCATCGCCTCCGCCTTCTTCTGGCTTTCGGGCTGGCAGGAGGTCACGACGCGCGAGCGCGACGAGCACGGCCGCTTCCCGTATCGCGCCTCGCTCCAGGCCACGCTCGGCTGCGCGGCGCAGCCCGTCGTAGACGTGTACCGCGAAGTGCTCGCAGACAAGTTGGCGGCGCTCGGCGTCCCGGTTCGGCGGCAGTTGTGGGAGGGGAAGGCGTGGGCCGTGGCGCTCTCGCACGACGTGGACCTGCTGCGGAAGCGGCGGCTCGGGACCGTCGCCCGCTCGTTCGTCCGCCGGGATGGGCAGCGCGGCGCAGCGCTCCGGCAGGCCGCTCTCGCCCCCGATCCCCGGCGTGAGAGCCTCCGCCGTATGGCCGAGGCCGAGCAGGAGCGCGGGGTCGGCGCGACGTACTTCTTCAAGACGGCGGCGCGCGGGCCGTGGGACGTTCCGTATGCCCACGACAGCCCGACCCTCCGCCGCCTCGTCGCAGGCCTCGAAGCGGACGGGTTCGAGATCGGGCTGCACCCGAGCTACTTCGGGCACGACCACCCCGGCCACCTCGCCGAGGAGCGGGACCGGCTCGCCCGGCTGCTCGGTGCGCCGCCCGTCTCCGTCCGCCAGCACTTCCTCCGCTTCGACGAGGCGACGCCCCGGCTGCAGCACGCCGCCGGCTTCCGCATCGACTCGACGCTCGGGTTCTCTCGACACGAAGGCTTCCGGCGCGGGACGTGCTTCCCGTTTCGCCTCTTCGACATGCGGATGAACGCGCCGCTCGATCTGTGGGAAGTCCCGCTCGTGGCGATGGACACGACGCTGTTCATGCACCGCGGACTCGACGGGAGCGAGGCGGAGCGCGTGCTCGGCGACCTCTTCGCCGCGTGCCGCCGCGTCGGCGGGTGCTGCACCGTCCTCTGGCACAACACGACCTACGACGAGCTAGACTATCCAGGGCACGCCGCCGTGTTCGAGCGGACGCTTGACCGTGCGATCGCCGAGGGTGCCGCCGTGCTCAGCGTCCGTGACGCCGTCGCAGCCGTGGAGCCGGCCCGGGCGGGGCGAGGGTAG